One Palaemon carinicauda isolate YSFRI2023 chromosome 4, ASM3689809v2, whole genome shotgun sequence DNA segment encodes these proteins:
- the LOC137639631 gene encoding KRAB-A domain-containing protein 2-like codes for MDQTAFEEKLRETQESKAENAVLRPTAKRDKLIEDFLRINSHGATSPFDYNLQKCYEILRVGNVDRLIRKRKDPANDVFKRVASLEEVFDIVKAAHKGIGHGGGKKTIAEVKKRWSNITQEVCYSYISFCENCHQKKARKFRKVSL; via the coding sequence ATGGATCAAACTGCATTTGAAGAAAAGCTACGCGAGACACAGGAATCAAAGGCTGAAAATGCTGTCTTGCGACCAACTGCTAAACGTGACAAGCTTATAGAAGATTTTCTGAGGATAAATTCCCACGGCGCTACGTCTCCATTTGATTACAACTTACAAAAGTGCTACGAGATCTTGCGTGTTGGCAATGTTGACAGACTAATTAGAAAACGAAAAGATCCAGCCAACGACGTGTTCAAGCGTGTTGCATCtctagaagaagtgtttgatattgTTAAAGCAGCTCACAAAGGTATTGGCCATGGTGGTGGTAAGAAAACAATAGCTGAAGTGAAGAAAAGGTGGTCAAACATCACGCAAGAAGTGTGCTACTCATATATTTCATTCTGTGAGAACTGCcatcagaagaaagccagaaagtTCCGAAAGGTCTCGTTGTGA